A single region of the Acidobacteriota bacterium genome encodes:
- a CDS encoding nicotinate phosphoribosyltransferase gives MSALTTDLYQLTMAQGYWQHGRHLDRASFYMSMRRTPFGGGFAIAAGLEQIVSFLDGLRFEPEDIDYLRSLSGGDGGPLFSPEFLDALPALDLSVSLAAVPEGTAVFAREPLLRVEAPLLVGQLIETPILNIINFQTLVATKAARLCHIAAPGQPVLEFGLRRAQGFDGALSACRAAYVGGCTATSNVQAGQRFGIPVRGTHAHSWVQAFDSEPEAFGAFAETMPNNCVLLVDTYDVERGIENAIAVGRELERRGQRLLGIRLDSGDLLQQSRGARRRLNEAGLEDVAIVVSDNLDEKRIMELRRAGAAIDIWGVGTSLVTAAGGGALGGVYKLSAIRRAGEERWRPVFKLGAGVGKASLPGRLQVRRYHSARSALERDVIYTRDTAAGPGTDRDQEGGYDLLAPVLDRGRLLDPLPTLEVCREVAGREVAALPIGLLDLDCHATAPVEVAPELLELCDELAASHRVSGASE, from the coding sequence GTGAGCGCCCTGACTACGGACCTGTACCAGTTGACGATGGCCCAGGGCTACTGGCAGCACGGTCGTCACCTGGACCGGGCCAGCTTCTACATGTCGATGCGGCGGACACCGTTCGGAGGCGGTTTCGCCATCGCGGCGGGCCTCGAGCAGATCGTGTCCTTTCTCGACGGATTGCGCTTCGAGCCGGAGGACATCGACTACCTGCGGAGTCTCTCCGGCGGTGACGGCGGGCCGCTGTTCTCGCCCGAGTTCCTCGACGCCCTGCCGGCGCTCGACCTGTCCGTCTCACTCGCGGCGGTGCCGGAGGGCACGGCCGTCTTCGCTCGCGAGCCGCTGCTGCGCGTGGAGGCGCCCCTGCTCGTCGGCCAACTGATCGAAACGCCGATCCTGAACATCATCAACTTCCAGACCCTGGTGGCGACCAAGGCGGCGCGGCTCTGCCACATCGCCGCTCCCGGCCAGCCGGTGCTGGAGTTTGGTCTGCGCCGGGCGCAGGGCTTCGACGGCGCGCTCAGCGCCTGCCGCGCCGCCTACGTCGGCGGCTGCACGGCGACCTCGAACGTGCAGGCGGGCCAGCGCTTCGGGATTCCCGTGCGCGGCACCCACGCCCACAGTTGGGTGCAGGCGTTCGACTCGGAGCCCGAGGCCTTCGGCGCCTTCGCCGAGACGATGCCGAACAACTGCGTCCTGCTCGTCGACACCTACGACGTCGAACGGGGAATCGAGAACGCGATCGCCGTCGGACGGGAGCTCGAACGCCGGGGCCAGCGTCTGCTCGGCATTCGTCTCGACTCCGGCGACCTGCTGCAGCAGAGCCGCGGCGCGCGCCGACGACTGAACGAGGCGGGGCTCGAGGACGTGGCGATCGTGGTCAGCGACAACCTGGACGAGAAGCGGATCATGGAGCTGCGGCGAGCCGGGGCCGCGATCGACATCTGGGGGGTCGGCACATCCCTGGTCACGGCCGCCGGGGGCGGCGCACTGGGCGGCGTGTACAAGCTGTCGGCGATCCGGCGTGCCGGCGAAGAGCGATGGCGGCCGGTGTTCAAGCTCGGCGCCGGTGTCGGCAAGGCGTCCCTGCCGGGTCGGTTGCAGGTGCGCCGCTACCACTCTGCCAGAAGTGCGCTGGAGCGGGACGTGATCTACACGCGGGACACCGCGGCCGGTCCGGGTACGGATCGCGACCAGGAGGGGGGCTACGACCTGCTGGCGCCGGTTCTGGATCGCGGCCGGCTTCTGGACCCGCTGCCCACACTCGAGGTCTGCCGGGAGGTCGCCGGCAGGGAAGTTGCCGCCCTCCCCATCGGCTTGCTCGACCTCGACTGCCATGCGACGGCGCCGGTGGAGGTCGCGCCAGAGCTGCTCGAGCTCTGTGACGAGTTGGCGGCGTCGCATCGGGTTTCCGGCGCGTCAGAGTGA
- a CDS encoding NAD(+) synthase: MRRFDDLYEHGFARVAVCLPQVEIGDPAANLKRTLELAGRADEAGAVAAVFPELNLSGYSLDDLFHQSAVLEGSKAALLDLAAASQELRTVLVVGLPLVADGAVFNVAAVVGGGRIAGIVPKTYLPNYREYYEKRYFAAAESRRSQVVSLGGEDVPFGEDLLFDAGPTPAFRFHVEICEDLWSPLPPSTHGALAGASVLFNLSASNVTIGKADYRRLLCASQSGRSVAAYVYAGAGAGESTTDLAWDSHGLIYENGERLAESERFSQKAQILTADVDLERLAQERLRMSTFRDAARRESAAARFRRVGVAVERPAAAVVLEREIPRFPYVPADSGERDERCAEAFDIQVAGLVQRLRATGIEKVVIGVSGGLDSSHALIVCVRALDRLGLPRANILAYTLPGFGTSSRTYENAKRLMAALGVSASEIDIRPASERMLQSIDHPYSRGERGAGVYDSTFENVQAGERTSHLFRLANLHRGLVVGTGDLSELALGWCTYGVGDQMAHYSVNSSVPKTLIQHLIRWEIERGGLGAEASETLQSIVDTEISPELVPATEGQDGENGEPAQSTEEAIGPFELQDFHLYYVSRYGYRPSRVAFLAHHAWGDRDRGAWLDTIPDAERREYTLAEIKQWLEVFLVRFFGTSQFKRSALPNGPKVGSGGSLSPRGDWRAPSDGNPAAWVEELRRNVP; this comes from the coding sequence GTGCGTCGCTTCGACGACCTGTACGAACACGGGTTCGCGCGCGTGGCCGTATGCCTGCCGCAGGTGGAGATCGGCGATCCGGCAGCGAATCTGAAGCGGACGCTCGAGCTCGCGGGGCGAGCGGACGAGGCCGGCGCCGTGGCTGCCGTGTTCCCCGAACTCAACTTGAGCGGCTACTCGCTGGATGACCTCTTCCACCAGTCGGCGGTGCTCGAGGGCTCGAAGGCCGCGCTGCTCGACCTGGCTGCCGCCTCGCAAGAGCTCCGGACCGTGCTGGTCGTCGGCTTGCCGCTCGTGGCCGACGGCGCGGTCTTCAACGTGGCGGCGGTGGTCGGCGGCGGCCGAATCGCCGGCATCGTGCCGAAGACCTACCTCCCGAACTACCGCGAGTACTACGAGAAGCGCTACTTCGCGGCCGCCGAATCGCGCCGCTCCCAGGTCGTGTCCCTCGGCGGCGAGGACGTTCCCTTCGGCGAGGACCTCCTGTTCGATGCGGGACCGACCCCCGCGTTCCGCTTCCACGTCGAGATCTGCGAGGACCTGTGGTCGCCGCTGCCGCCCAGCACCCACGGCGCTCTGGCGGGCGCCTCGGTGCTGTTCAACCTCTCGGCGAGCAACGTGACGATCGGCAAGGCGGATTACCGGCGACTGTTGTGCGCGTCGCAGTCGGGTCGGTCCGTGGCGGCTTACGTCTACGCGGGCGCCGGCGCCGGCGAGTCGACGACCGACCTGGCTTGGGACAGCCATGGCCTGATCTACGAGAACGGCGAGCGGCTCGCGGAGTCGGAGCGCTTCAGCCAGAAGGCCCAGATTCTCACCGCCGATGTCGACCTGGAGCGGCTGGCGCAGGAGCGGCTCCGCATGTCGACGTTCCGGGACGCGGCGCGGCGGGAATCGGCTGCCGCACGGTTCCGCCGGGTCGGCGTCGCGGTGGAGCGTCCGGCCGCCGCGGTCGTGCTCGAGAGGGAGATCCCGCGCTTTCCGTATGTGCCCGCGGACAGCGGCGAGCGGGACGAGCGCTGCGCCGAGGCGTTCGACATCCAGGTCGCGGGCCTGGTCCAGCGCCTGCGAGCGACCGGCATCGAGAAGGTGGTGATCGGCGTCTCCGGCGGGCTCGATTCGAGTCACGCGCTGATCGTCTGCGTGCGGGCCCTGGACAGACTCGGTCTGCCGCGAGCGAACATCCTGGCCTACACGCTGCCCGGTTTCGGCACCTCGTCACGCACGTACGAGAACGCGAAGCGGTTGATGGCGGCGCTCGGCGTCTCGGCGTCGGAGATCGACATTCGCCCGGCCAGCGAGCGGATGCTTCAGTCGATCGATCACCCGTACAGCCGGGGCGAACGCGGTGCGGGAGTTTACGACTCGACCTTCGAGAACGTGCAGGCCGGCGAGCGCACCTCGCACCTGTTCCGGCTGGCGAACCTGCATCGGGGCCTGGTCGTCGGGACCGGGGACCTCTCCGAACTGGCGCTGGGTTGGTGCACCTACGGTGTCGGGGATCAGATGGCGCACTACAGCGTGAACTCCTCCGTGCCGAAGACCCTGATCCAGCACCTGATTCGCTGGGAGATCGAACGCGGCGGCTTAGGCGCCGAGGCCAGCGAGACCCTCCAGTCGATCGTCGACACGGAGATTTCGCCCGAGCTGGTGCCCGCCACCGAGGGGCAGGACGGGGAGAACGGCGAGCCTGCCCAGTCGACCGAGGAGGCGATCGGGCCGTTCGAGCTCCAGGACTTCCATCTCTACTACGTGAGCCGGTACGGCTACCGACCGAGCCGGGTCGCCTTTCTCGCCCACCACGCCTGGGGCGACCGGGACCGCGGCGCCTGGCTCGACACGATTCCTGACGCTGAGCGCCGGGAGTACACGCTCGCCGAGATCAAGCAGTGGCTCGAGGTGTTCCTGGTCCGCTTCTTCGGCACGAGTCAGTTCAAGCGGTCGGCGCTGCCGAACGGACCGAAGGTGGGCTCCGGCGGTTCGCTCTCGCCCCGCGGTGACTGGCGGGCGCCGTCGGACGGCAATCCGGCGGCGTGGGTCGAGGAACTGCGGCGAAACGTGCCGTGA
- a CDS encoding tRNA uridine(34) 5-carboxymethylaminomethyl modification radical SAM/GNAT enzyme Elp3 codes for MAATIAPKRYSFEPEEHAAELDAIIGAIERAPRFEAGDLENVLRRHPKDGKGFFSKSELIRGYRALRPGSANERTFVDRVRMKPVRTRSGVAPVTVLTKPYPCPGRCIFCPSDVRMPKSYLSSEPGAQRAAEHQFDPFRQTLSRLRSFHHTGHAVDKVELIVLGGTWSSYPEAYRIWFVLRCFEAMNRFSETLGPAAADLLARFEPEVDFRELDETVEGANASARTYNQVVSGWTAAHPGAAPQARRQVADWAELEAVQRENETAAARCVGLSLETRPDCLDRGEALFMRRLGATKVQIGVQSMDDEVLALNGRGHDVARTRRAVRLLRRMGFKIQAHWMPNLLGSTPAKDCEDFDRLFEDLELRPDELKVYPCSLIESAELMAYHRRGDWRPYDRDELLDVLVHSLGATPRYCRLTRVIRDIPGTDIVTGNRTTNMRQVAEAGAARRGVVCRDIRAREIGGRRVDPGELHMRRTDYAAAFGREVFLEFVTAADRIAGFLRLRLPASPEPTESFVPELEGAAIIREVHVYGAVVGLGERGEGRSQHVGLGRRLIAEALEVAGRAGFDSVAVISSVGTREYYRRLGFSDGELYQHRPTQPPLVEASP; via the coding sequence ATGGCGGCGACAATAGCCCCGAAGCGCTACTCGTTCGAGCCTGAGGAGCACGCGGCGGAACTCGACGCGATCATCGGCGCCATCGAGAGGGCGCCTCGGTTCGAGGCCGGTGACCTCGAGAACGTGCTGCGTCGCCACCCGAAGGACGGCAAGGGCTTCTTCTCGAAGAGCGAGTTGATCCGCGGCTACCGGGCGCTTCGTCCCGGCTCGGCCAACGAGCGGACGTTCGTTGATCGCGTGCGCATGAAGCCCGTCCGCACGCGCAGCGGGGTCGCTCCCGTCACGGTGTTGACCAAGCCCTACCCCTGCCCGGGCCGGTGCATCTTCTGTCCGAGCGACGTGCGGATGCCGAAGAGCTACCTGTCGTCGGAGCCTGGGGCGCAACGGGCCGCGGAGCACCAGTTCGACCCCTTCCGGCAGACCCTGTCCCGCCTGCGTTCGTTCCACCACACGGGCCATGCCGTGGACAAGGTCGAGCTGATCGTGCTCGGCGGCACCTGGTCGAGCTACCCGGAGGCGTACCGCATCTGGTTCGTGCTGCGCTGCTTCGAGGCGATGAACCGTTTCTCCGAAACGCTCGGACCTGCCGCTGCGGATCTGCTCGCGCGTTTCGAACCCGAAGTCGACTTCCGCGAGCTCGACGAAACCGTGGAAGGTGCGAATGCCAGCGCCCGCACCTACAACCAGGTCGTCTCCGGGTGGACCGCCGCGCATCCCGGCGCGGCGCCCCAAGCGCGCCGGCAGGTCGCGGATTGGGCCGAACTCGAAGCGGTGCAGCGGGAGAACGAAACGGCGGCGGCTCGCTGCGTGGGTCTGTCGCTCGAGACCCGTCCCGACTGTCTCGACCGGGGCGAGGCGCTCTTCATGCGCCGGCTGGGTGCGACCAAGGTACAGATCGGCGTCCAGAGCATGGACGACGAGGTGCTGGCCTTGAACGGGCGGGGCCACGATGTGGCCCGAACCCGCCGGGCGGTGCGCCTGCTGCGGCGGATGGGGTTCAAGATCCAGGCGCACTGGATGCCGAACCTCCTCGGCTCGACGCCGGCGAAGGACTGCGAGGACTTCGATCGCCTGTTCGAGGATCTGGAACTGCGTCCGGACGAACTGAAGGTCTACCCGTGCTCCCTGATCGAGAGCGCCGAGCTGATGGCCTACCACCGCCGTGGCGACTGGCGGCCCTACGACCGTGATGAACTGCTCGACGTGCTCGTCCACAGCCTGGGCGCGACGCCGCGCTACTGCCGGCTGACGCGGGTGATCCGGGACATCCCGGGGACCGACATCGTGACCGGGAACAGGACGACGAACATGCGTCAGGTGGCCGAAGCCGGGGCCGCCAGACGTGGCGTCGTCTGCCGGGACATCCGCGCCCGCGAGATCGGCGGACGGCGGGTCGATCCGGGTGAGCTCCACATGCGGAGAACGGACTACGCGGCGGCGTTCGGCCGCGAGGTCTTTCTCGAGTTCGTGACGGCCGCGGACCGGATCGCCGGCTTCCTCAGGCTGCGCCTGCCGGCGAGCCCGGAGCCGACCGAGTCCTTCGTCCCGGAACTGGAGGGCGCTGCGATCATCCGCGAGGTCCATGTGTACGGTGCGGTCGTCGGGCTGGGTGAGCGGGGCGAAGGGAGATCCCAGCACGTCGGCCTGGGCCGCCGCCTGATCGCCGAGGCGCTCGAGGTCGCGGGCCGCGCGGGGTTCGACTCCGTGGCCGTCATCTCCTCGGTCGGCACGCGCGAGTACTACCGGCGGCTCGGTTTCAGTGACGGCGAGCTGTACCAGCACCGGCCGACGCAGCCCCCGTTGGTGGAGGCCTCGCCGTGA